Proteins encoded within one genomic window of Rhinolophus sinicus isolate RSC01 linkage group LG14, ASM3656204v1, whole genome shotgun sequence:
- the WNT2B gene encoding protein Wnt-2b isoform X1 — MLRQGGAEDAAQLSPWRARAPVSAPALRPAAPDGSRASARFSLACLLLLLLLLTLPARVDTSWWYIGALGARVICDNIPGLVSRQRQLCQRYPDIMRSVGEGAREWIRECQHQFRHHRWNCTTLDRDHTVFGRVMLRSSREAAFVYAISSAGVVHAITRACSQGELSVCSCDPYTRGRHHDQRGDFDWGGCSDNIHYGVRFAKAFVDAKEKRLKDARALMNLHNNRCGRTAVRRFLKLECKCHGVSGSCTLRTCWRALSDFRRTGDYLRRRYDGAVQVTATQDGANFTAARQGYRRATRTDLVYFDNSPDYCVLDKAAGSLGTAGRVCSKTSKGTDGCEIMCCGRGYDTTRVTRVTQCECKFHWCCAVRCKECRNTVDVHTCKAPKKAEWLDQT; from the exons ATGCTGAGGCAGGGTGGTGCGGAGGACGCTGCGCAGCTCTCCCCTTGGCGTGCCCGCGCCCCTGTCTCCGCGCCAGCGCTCAGACCCGCGGCCCCCGACGGCTCCCGGGCTTCGGCCCGTTtcagtcttgcctgtctgctgctgctgcttctgctgctgacGCTACCGGCCCGCGTAGACACGTCCTGGTG GTACATCGGGGCCTTGGGGGCCCGCGTGATCTGTGACAATATCCCTGGTCTGGTGAGCCGGCAGCGGCAGCTGTGTCAGCGCTACCCAGACATCATGCGCTCGGTGGGCGAGGGTGCCCGAGAATGGATCCGAGAGTGTCAGCACCAGTTCCGCCACCACCGCTGGAACTGCACCACCCTGGACCGGGACCACACAGTGTTTGGCCGCGTCATGCTCAGAA GTAGCCGGGAGGCAGCGTTTGTGTACGCCATCTCCTCAGCAGGGGTGGTCCACGCTATCACCCGTGCCTGTAGCCAGGGTGAACTGAGTGTGTGCAGCTGTGACCCCTACACCCGTGGCCGACACCATGACCAGCGTGGGGACTTTGACTGGGGTGGCTGCAGTGACAACATCCACTACGGCGTCCGCTTTGCCAAAGCCTTCGTGGATGCCAAGGAGAAGCGGCTGAAGGACGCCCGGGCCCTCATGAACTTACACAACAACCGCTGCGGGCGCACG GCTGTGCGGCGGTTTCTGAAGCTGGAGTGTAAGTGTCACGGCGTCAGTGGCTCCTGTACGCTGCGCACCTGCTGGCGGGCACTCTCAGACTTCCGCCGCACAGGGGATTACCTGCGGCGGCGCTATGACGGAGCTGTGCAGGTGACGGCCACCCAGGATGGCGCCAACTTCACAGCCGCCCGCCAAGGCTATCGCCGTGCCACCCGGACTGACCTTGTCTACTTTGACAACTCCCCAGACTACTGTGTCCTGGACAAGGCTGCAG GCTCCCTGGGCACTGCAGGCCGAGTCTGCAGCAAGACATCGAAAGGGACAGACGGCTGTGAGATCATGTGCTGCGGCCGAGGGTATGACACCACTCGAGTCACCCGTGTCACCCAGTGTGAGTGCAAATTCCACTGGTGCTGTGCTGTGCGGTGCAAGGAGTGCAGAAACACTGTGGACGTCCACACTTGCAAGGCCCCCAAGAAAGCAGAATGGCTGGATCAGACCTGA
- the WNT2B gene encoding protein Wnt-2b isoform X2: MRSVGEGAREWIRECQHQFRHHRWNCTTLDRDHTVFGRVMLRSSREAAFVYAISSAGVVHAITRACSQGELSVCSCDPYTRGRHHDQRGDFDWGGCSDNIHYGVRFAKAFVDAKEKRLKDARALMNLHNNRCGRTAVRRFLKLECKCHGVSGSCTLRTCWRALSDFRRTGDYLRRRYDGAVQVTATQDGANFTAARQGYRRATRTDLVYFDNSPDYCVLDKAAGSLGTAGRVCSKTSKGTDGCEIMCCGRGYDTTRVTRVTQCECKFHWCCAVRCKECRNTVDVHTCKAPKKAEWLDQT; encoded by the exons ATGCGCTCGGTGGGCGAGGGTGCCCGAGAATGGATCCGAGAGTGTCAGCACCAGTTCCGCCACCACCGCTGGAACTGCACCACCCTGGACCGGGACCACACAGTGTTTGGCCGCGTCATGCTCAGAA GTAGCCGGGAGGCAGCGTTTGTGTACGCCATCTCCTCAGCAGGGGTGGTCCACGCTATCACCCGTGCCTGTAGCCAGGGTGAACTGAGTGTGTGCAGCTGTGACCCCTACACCCGTGGCCGACACCATGACCAGCGTGGGGACTTTGACTGGGGTGGCTGCAGTGACAACATCCACTACGGCGTCCGCTTTGCCAAAGCCTTCGTGGATGCCAAGGAGAAGCGGCTGAAGGACGCCCGGGCCCTCATGAACTTACACAACAACCGCTGCGGGCGCACG GCTGTGCGGCGGTTTCTGAAGCTGGAGTGTAAGTGTCACGGCGTCAGTGGCTCCTGTACGCTGCGCACCTGCTGGCGGGCACTCTCAGACTTCCGCCGCACAGGGGATTACCTGCGGCGGCGCTATGACGGAGCTGTGCAGGTGACGGCCACCCAGGATGGCGCCAACTTCACAGCCGCCCGCCAAGGCTATCGCCGTGCCACCCGGACTGACCTTGTCTACTTTGACAACTCCCCAGACTACTGTGTCCTGGACAAGGCTGCAG GCTCCCTGGGCACTGCAGGCCGAGTCTGCAGCAAGACATCGAAAGGGACAGACGGCTGTGAGATCATGTGCTGCGGCCGAGGGTATGACACCACTCGAGTCACCCGTGTCACCCAGTGTGAGTGCAAATTCCACTGGTGCTGTGCTGTGCGGTGCAAGGAGTGCAGAAACACTGTGGACGTCCACACTTGCAAGGCCCCCAAGAAAGCAGAATGGCTGGATCAGACCTGA